CAAGCACATGGTCTACACCAAAGTTACCAAGGGCTGTACCAAAGTACACGGGCGAAAGCTCACCCGCTAAAAACAGCTCAAGATCAAACTCGTTAGAGGCACCTATTACTAGCTCTAGTTCTTCACGTAATTGTTCAGCGAGCTCTTCACCAATGGCAGTATCAAGCTCTGGGTTGTCAAGGCCTTTAACTGTACGTACTTCTTGAATAGTATGACCTTGTCCTGTTTTATATAAAACCGCCTCGTCATTATGAATGTGGTAAACACCTTTAAACTCTTTACCACAACCAATTGGCCACGTAATAGGCGCACAAGCAATATTTAGCTCTGTTTCTACTTCATCAAGTAGCTCCATTGGGTCACGAATATCACGGTCACACTTATTCATAAAGGTAACAATTGGCGTGGTTCGTAGGCGCGTAACTTCCATTAGTTTACGGGTACGGTCTTCTACACCTTTTGCGGCATCAATAACCATTAAACACGAGTCTACCGCGGTCAATGTACGGTAAGTATCTTCTGAGAAGTCTTCGTGTCCAGGGGTATCAAGTAAATTAACTAGCGCATTGTTATATGGAAACTGCATTACAGAAGTAGTAACCGATATACCACGCTCTTTTTCCATTTCCATCCAATCAGACTTCGCATGCTGATTAGAGCCACGGCCTTTTACAGTACCGGCTTTTTGAATCGCTTGTCCGAACAAAAGTACTTTTTCGGTGATGGTTGTTTTACCAGCATCCGGGTGCGATATAATTGCAAAAGTCCTTCGCTTGCTAATTTCGTTGATAATATTCTGGTCTGCCATTAATAAGTTCTTTTAGTTTGATGCCAAGTTACATGCATAACATTAAGTGTATGCAAGGCAACCCGTTAAGTTGATCGTTATTAACTGGGCCTTGAGCAATTTAGTGTGAATAAATTGACAACAATTAACGCCATATAGCTAATTTTTTAATAGTGGCAATTGTAACAGGAGTCGGTATAAAAGTGTGCTATCTAACTTAAAAATATCTTGGCTCTGTCTATTTACTATTTTAGGGGGCCAGCTAACTCTAATTTAATTGGTAGATACATTAGGTTTTAATAATGATGTTTTCACTTCAAGTACATAAATAGGGTAACTTTTAAACCTTTACAGGTAACTTAAAGTGTCAAGAATATAAAAGCCTCCTTAGCAATAGCTTATTAACACCCCATAGATTTAAATGTCATATTTTCACCCTAAATTAACGCTAATCGGCCTCTGCTTCTTGAGAATTAAATCTGTAACGCATATCATTGATAGATTGCACGGAGGATAAGTAGTTTGGTCATGAAAACCAGTAAGTTAAGCATTCGATTATTATGGTATATAACTCCGCTTGTTATATTGCCTTTGTTGTTTTTAGGTGGTTTTACATTAACTAACGTAACTAACTCAACACAAAAGCAGGCTGATCTTATAATGAGTCGCTTTGTTGAGCAGCAACAGCAAAAGGTTTTCAACTACATAGACTCGTTCCATTCAACAGCAAAACTACTGTCTACCTCGCCTGTTTTAAACGACTTTTTATCTAACGACATTCATGCTGATGGCAGCTATACCCGCCGCTTAGGGGCACTCATGGATGTTTTTGCCAGTTACAGTGAAGCCTACCCAGATATCATTAGTATTAATTTAGTGTCGGCCAGTGGTAAAAGTGACGCGTATTATTCTAATAACTTAACAACCGCACCGCAGTCATACCCCTTTTTTAAGCAAGTACTGCAAAGTAATTTGCGCCAGCAACAATTTATGGTGCAAAACAGCGACGGCACCACCAACTTATTTTTTGTACAACGCGTACAAAGTGTTGATTACTATTTAAAACGCCCACAACAACTTGGCTTTATAGTATTGCAAGTTGAGCCCTCTATATTAAACACCAGTATTTTAGAGGCCCCTTATAACAACACCCTTAATTTACTACTGACTAACGATGGGCAAATTTTATTCAGCTCAGACTACAGCTTACGCGGGCAATATATTACCGAGTACGAGCTTGATCAGGTTCACAACTTGGCAGATGTAGGCACCCTTTCGACTATTGAGCTTTCGAGCATAGACAAAATAGAAAGAATGATATTTGCCGTGCAAATGAGTGGTGGCTATTACTTTGTTTCAACTATTCCAAAAGGCGTGCTTTATCAATCAGGTAAGGCAATTAGCTTAATTACAGGCTTAATTGTGATTATTTCGGTGATCACCCTGCCTATTCTTATTTTTGTGGTTGTGCGTAATTTACTGCTAAACCCCATTGAGCTTTTAGGGGCCGCTAGCCACCGCGTAGGCGATGGTGATTTATCGGT
The genomic region above belongs to Pseudoalteromonas sp. MM1 and contains:
- the prfC gene encoding peptide chain release factor 3, whose translation is MADQNIINEISKRRTFAIISHPDAGKTTITEKVLLFGQAIQKAGTVKGRGSNQHAKSDWMEMEKERGISVTTSVMQFPYNNALVNLLDTPGHEDFSEDTYRTLTAVDSCLMVIDAAKGVEDRTRKLMEVTRLRTTPIVTFMNKCDRDIRDPMELLDEVETELNIACAPITWPIGCGKEFKGVYHIHNDEAVLYKTGQGHTIQEVRTVKGLDNPELDTAIGEELAEQLREELELVIGASNEFDLELFLAGELSPVYFGTALGNFGVDHVLDGLTQWAPTPLPRETDDRQVVATEENFTGFVFKIQANMDPKHRDRIAFMRIVSGKYSQGMKMNHVRIGKQISISDAVTFMAGDRERAADAFAGDIIGLHNHGTIQIGDTFTQGEKLKFSGIPNFAPELFRRIRLKDPLKQKQLLKGLVQLSEEGAVQVFRPLINNDLIVGAVGVLQFDVVVARLKAEYNVDAIYEGVNVNTARWVHCDDVKKFEEFKRKCESNLALDGGDNLTYIAPSRVNLNLSVERYPDVTFSHTREN